From Pararhodobacter zhoushanensis, the proteins below share one genomic window:
- a CDS encoding J domain-containing protein: MLNDPYKALGLSKTATADEIKKAYRKLVRTSHPDLHPDDPQAEARFKAISAAYDVLKDPETRARYDAGEIDGLGAEQPRRQYYRDFAGDAENRYQQRRGAGPEADPADIFAEILRNRARGGQGFGGGFGEQGFSAAGQDARYALEVPFLDAVRGAETPITLPDGNALSVKIPAGTEDGQTLRLRGKGMPGFGGGPAGDALITIRVQPHAVFRREGDDILLTLPITLDEAILGGKVTAPTIAGPVGLTIPPGASSGRILRLRGRGVARAGGKAGDQKVELKIVVPTEPDASLRDFLSEWRKTHSSDPRADLMKGAGS; encoded by the coding sequence ATGCTCAACGACCCCTATAAAGCGCTTGGCCTGAGCAAAACGGCCACGGCGGACGAGATCAAGAAGGCCTACCGCAAACTGGTGCGCACCAGCCATCCCGACCTGCACCCCGACGATCCGCAGGCGGAGGCGCGTTTCAAGGCGATTTCAGCGGCTTACGATGTGCTCAAAGACCCTGAGACCCGCGCGCGCTATGATGCCGGTGAGATCGACGGGCTGGGTGCCGAACAACCCAGACGGCAGTATTACCGCGACTTCGCCGGGGATGCCGAGAACCGCTACCAGCAGCGGCGCGGGGCAGGGCCTGAAGCCGACCCCGCCGATATCTTCGCCGAGATCCTGCGCAACCGCGCGCGGGGCGGGCAGGGGTTCGGCGGCGGCTTTGGCGAGCAGGGTTTCTCAGCCGCCGGGCAGGACGCGCGCTATGCGCTGGAGGTGCCGTTTCTGGACGCCGTACGCGGGGCGGAAACGCCGATCACCCTGCCGGATGGCAATGCGCTGTCCGTCAAGATCCCGGCGGGGACCGAGGATGGCCAGACCCTGCGCCTGCGCGGCAAGGGCATGCCCGGCTTTGGCGGCGGTCCCGCAGGCGACGCGCTGATCACCATTCGCGTACAGCCCCATGCCGTGTTCCGGCGCGAGGGTGACGATATCCTGCTGACCCTGCCGATCACGCTGGACGAGGCGATTCTGGGCGGCAAGGTCACCGCCCCCACCATCGCCGGGCCGGTCGGGCTGACCATCCCGCCCGGTGCCAGCTCGGGCCGGATCCTGCGCTTGCGGGGCCGGGGCGTGGCGCGCGCCGGGGGTAAGGCGGGCGACCAGAAGGTCGAGCTGAAGATCGTCGTGCCCACCGAGCCTGACGCCAGCCTGCGCGACTTCCTGAGCGAATGGCGCAAGACGCACAGCAGCGATCCCCGCGCCGATCTGATGAAAGGGGCCGGATCATGA
- a CDS encoding chaperone modulator CbpM, with product MSERFSEGDVVMSVTRLTRRQLVQFIDTELVKPQRDGGRYVFHRIDIARLELLCDLSQDLDLDEAALGVVISLIDQLHAAREDLAKIAGALDALPPDVRASIDGALKQR from the coding sequence ATGAGCGAGCGTTTTTCCGAAGGCGACGTGGTGATGAGCGTCACCCGCCTGACCCGACGCCAGCTGGTGCAGTTCATCGACACCGAACTGGTCAAACCCCAGCGCGACGGTGGGCGCTATGTGTTCCACCGCATCGACATCGCGCGGCTGGAGTTGTTGTGCGATCTGTCACAGGATCTGGATCTGGACGAGGCGGCGCTGGGCGTGGTGATCTCGCTGATCGACCAGCTGCACGCGGCGCGCGAGGATCTGGCCAAGATCGCCGGCGCGCTGGACGCCCTGCCGCCCGATGTGCGCGCCAGCATCGACGGTGCGCTCAAGCAGCGGTAA
- a CDS encoding TRAP transporter large permease, which produces MSGIAVALITIALMLVLIYAGLHVAIALLVLSFAGVWMLRDSFDIAANMMVLAFKDSISDYLFGVVPLFVLMGLVVAAAGIGRDAFDVAHQAFRRVRGGLGIGTVVANAIFAAITGISIASAAVFSKLAVPEMRRRGYTKSFSVGVVAGSSVLGMLLPPSLLFILYGVLTEQSVGALFVAGILPGLLLTVIYSLGILVAARVTPNWVGGTLPDDDDTPLMSGAEIARKMGPIILLVALVMGGIYGGIFTPTEAGAAGAFAATLIAIAKRRITWRVFRDVLIQTGHTTAAVCFLILSASLYSRMLAMSGLPSWLGAQVMGAGLDASSVVLLVALVMIVLGTILDSSSIMLLVIPIAYPVLAALQVDLIWFGVLVILAVEIGLLTPPFGIAVFVVKAALGPTSDITLWQIFKGAAPFALAMVGLLLLVFFFPSLATALL; this is translated from the coding sequence ATGAGTGGCATCGCCGTTGCCCTGATCACCATCGCCCTGATGCTGGTGTTGATCTACGCCGGGCTGCACGTGGCCATCGCGCTGTTGGTGCTGTCCTTTGCCGGTGTCTGGATGCTGCGCGACAGTTTCGACATTGCCGCCAACATGATGGTGCTGGCGTTCAAGGATTCGATCTCGGACTATCTGTTCGGCGTCGTACCGCTGTTCGTGTTGATGGGGCTGGTCGTGGCCGCCGCCGGGATTGGCCGCGATGCCTTTGACGTGGCGCATCAGGCCTTTCGCCGGGTGCGCGGCGGGCTGGGCATCGGCACGGTGGTTGCCAATGCGATCTTTGCCGCGATCACCGGGATCTCGATCGCCTCGGCGGCGGTGTTCAGCAAACTGGCCGTGCCCGAGATGCGCCGCCGGGGTTATACCAAATCCTTCTCCGTTGGCGTGGTGGCCGGGTCGTCGGTGCTGGGCATGCTGCTGCCCCCCTCGCTGCTGTTCATCCTGTACGGTGTGCTGACCGAGCAATCGGTGGGCGCGCTGTTTGTCGCCGGGATCCTGCCGGGGCTGTTGCTGACCGTGATCTACAGTCTGGGCATTCTGGTGGCCGCGCGGGTCACGCCAAACTGGGTGGGCGGCACGCTACCCGATGACGATGACACGCCGCTGATGAGCGGGGCCGAGATCGCCCGCAAGATGGGGCCGATCATCCTGCTGGTCGCGCTGGTGATGGGCGGCATCTATGGCGGGATCTTCACCCCGACCGAAGCCGGTGCCGCCGGTGCCTTCGCCGCCACGCTGATCGCCATCGCCAAGCGGCGCATCACCTGGCGCGTGTTTCGCGATGTGCTGATCCAGACCGGCCATACCACGGCGGCGGTGTGTTTCCTGATCCTGTCGGCCTCGCTCTATTCGCGGATGCTGGCGATGTCGGGCCTGCCCAGCTGGCTGGGCGCGCAGGTGATGGGCGCCGGGCTGGATGCCTCGAGTGTGGTGCTGCTGGTGGCGCTGGTGATGATCGTGCTGGGCACGATTCTGGACAGCTCGTCGATCATGCTGCTGGTTATTCCCATCGCCTATCCGGTGCTGGCCGCGTTGCAGGTCGATCTGATCTGGTTCGGCGTGCTGGTCATTCTGGCGGTCGAGATCGGGCTCTTGACCCCGCCCTTCGGCATCGCCGTCTTTGTCGTCAAGGCCGCGCTTGGGCCGACCAGCGACATCACCCTGTGGCAGATCTTCAAAGGGGCCGCTCCCTTCGCGCTGGCGATGGTCGGTCTGCTGCTGCTGGTTTTCTTCTTCCCCTCTCTCGCGACTGCGCTTCTGTAA
- a CDS encoding alpha/beta hydrolase family protein, with translation MNRLITLSRALPTPAPEITVAYTPIRLPMPGRQPLELRLTAPAVGNDLPVVILLHGFGPSNYIPSKDGYAPLAQFWAERGVAVIQPTQASSRVGGLDPDQPGGPFFWRERVAEVHAILDQLAEIVRQAPAVAGRLDPDRIAVAGHSFGGFTGGLLLGARLQGESFAHPRIRAGILLAAPGRGGADLTPESAARFPFFDVDFSAITIPTLVVIGAQDAPRFTPRGAEWHADAFHDAPGAEALLTIHGVGHGLGGIAGWDARETEVEDPDALEATRRLTLAWLRSALAVAPDAWTESQSALAEHAASIAEIAVRSTASAA, from the coding sequence ATGAACCGACTGATCACCCTGTCCCGCGCCCTGCCAACGCCCGCGCCAGAGATTACCGTAGCCTATACGCCGATCCGGCTGCCGATGCCGGGACGCCAGCCGCTTGAGCTGCGCCTCACCGCGCCGGCGGTGGGCAATGACCTGCCCGTCGTGATTCTGCTGCACGGCTTCGGTCCGTCGAACTATATCCCGTCAAAGGACGGCTACGCGCCCTTGGCGCAGTTCTGGGCCGAACGCGGTGTGGCGGTGATCCAGCCGACGCAAGCCAGTTCGCGGGTTGGCGGACTGGATCCCGATCAGCCCGGCGGGCCGTTCTTCTGGCGTGAACGGGTGGCGGAAGTTCATGCCATCCTCGACCAGCTGGCCGAGATCGTGCGACAGGCACCCGCCGTGGCCGGGCGGCTGGACCCTGATCGGATCGCCGTGGCCGGGCATTCCTTTGGCGGCTTTACCGGCGGTCTTCTGCTGGGCGCGCGCTTGCAGGGCGAGAGCTTCGCGCATCCGCGGATCCGTGCCGGGATCCTGCTGGCCGCGCCGGGGCGCGGTGGTGCGGATCTGACACCGGAAAGCGCCGCTCGCTTTCCCTTTTTCGATGTGGATTTCAGCGCGATCACCATCCCGACGCTGGTGGTCATCGGCGCACAGGACGCCCCGCGTTTCACGCCCCGGGGTGCCGAGTGGCACGCCGACGCCTTCCACGACGCACCGGGGGCCGAGGCGCTGCTGACGATCCACGGTGTCGGCCATGGTCTGGGGGGTATCGCCGGGTGGGACGCTCGCGAGACCGAGGTCGAAGACCCCGACGCTTTGGAAGCGACGCGTCGGTTGACGCTGGCCTGGCTGCGGAGTGCCTTGGCCGTGGCCCCGGACGCCTGGACAGAAAGCCAGTCTGCGCTTGCAGAGCACGCGGCATCGATCGCGGAGATTGCGGTGCGATCGACAGCCAGCGCGGCGTGA
- a CDS encoding C4-dicarboxylate TRAP transporter substrate-binding protein has protein sequence MMTKTFGALALTASTLALTAPASATDTLRLTIAMGHPEVFLWVKHIHETFIPALERELARTGEVQVEWTEAYGGTLVRLGSEIESFQTGIMDVGQVSGVFNPAEAGILNVTYAMPFGPTDPAQVTAAAEEALRASGAQDLLQEATGVVYIGGGVAIDGYNIGANREIRSLSDMNGLRIGGAPSNHAWLDGSGAVAVGGSYTSFYNDIQTGVYSGHIGWITASTPARLYEVAPYWNQVDFGSMYIGGLGVSQARWDSFSDDTRQAFLTAAAEYTEAYHAEQAARYDAAREAYVAGGGEFVEMEPGERQHWIDAMTNPTTAFIAAAEARGEPGRGVLEAYRDLLGAQGFTFPRDYLAP, from the coding sequence ATGATGACCAAGACTTTCGGGGCGCTTGCCCTGACCGCCTCGACGCTGGCGCTGACCGCGCCCGCCTCGGCGACCGACACGCTGCGCCTGACCATCGCCATGGGGCACCCCGAGGTGTTCTTGTGGGTCAAGCACATCCACGAAACCTTCATCCCCGCGTTGGAACGCGAACTGGCGCGCACGGGTGAGGTGCAGGTCGAGTGGACCGAAGCCTATGGTGGCACGCTGGTGCGGCTGGGGTCCGAGATCGAATCCTTCCAGACCGGCATCATGGACGTCGGGCAGGTCTCGGGCGTGTTCAACCCGGCCGAGGCGGGGATCCTGAACGTGACCTATGCCATGCCCTTTGGCCCGACCGACCCGGCGCAGGTTACCGCCGCTGCGGAAGAAGCGTTGCGGGCCTCCGGCGCGCAGGACTTGCTGCAAGAGGCGACGGGCGTCGTCTATATCGGCGGCGGCGTGGCGATTGACGGCTATAACATCGGCGCCAACCGCGAAATCCGCAGCCTGTCGGACATGAACGGCCTGCGCATTGGCGGTGCGCCGTCGAACCATGCGTGGCTGGATGGCAGCGGGGCGGTTGCGGTCGGGGGCTCGTACACCAGCTTTTACAACGACATTCAGACCGGCGTTTACAGCGGCCATATCGGCTGGATCACCGCCTCGACCCCGGCCCGGCTGTACGAGGTTGCGCCCTATTGGAACCAGGTTGATTTCGGCTCGATGTATATCGGTGGCCTGGGCGTGTCGCAGGCGCGCTGGGACAGTTTTTCGGACGACACGCGCCAGGCGTTCCTGACCGCCGCTGCCGAGTATACCGAGGCCTATCACGCCGAACAGGCCGCCCGCTATGACGCCGCGCGCGAGGCGTATGTGGCCGGGGGCGGGGAGTTCGTCGAGATGGAGCCGGGCGAACGCCAGCACTGGATCGACGCGATGACCAACCCGACCACCGCTTTCATCGCCGCCGCCGAGGCGCGCGGCGAGCCGGGGCGCGGGGTGCTGGAAGCCTACCGCGATCTGCTGGGGGCGCAGGGCTTCACCTTCCCGCGCGACTATCTGGCGCCGTGA
- a CDS encoding MBL fold metallo-hydrolase — MSKWTFTKGLHEVGNGVWAYLQPDGSWGWSNAGVIVDGDQSLLVDTLFDLKLTGEMLDDMRRSIPATRQIDVLVNTHADGDHTFGNQLVEGARIITSQGTADEFSVIQPAVWQNLADNAEQFGAAGAFIRECFRPFNFSDVVLTPPTETFSGHKEIRVGDKIVELIEVGPAHSLGDTLIHVPADGVVYTGDILFNGGTPIAWYGPVHRWVRACDVLLDLDAEVIVAGHGPIATKGDVRRMKQYLVDITGEARRFYDAGVAWDEAVREINLGAYADWDDAERVAVTLQTLYDDFSVGDQRPVRDKMPYFAVMKAMREKLGKPPVHAHLYGTCSCGKDH; from the coding sequence ATGTCCAAATGGACCTTCACCAAAGGCCTGCACGAGGTCGGCAACGGCGTCTGGGCTTACCTGCAACCCGATGGATCGTGGGGCTGGTCGAACGCCGGTGTGATCGTGGACGGCGATCAGTCGCTGTTGGTCGATACGCTGTTTGATCTCAAGCTGACCGGCGAGATGCTGGACGACATGCGCCGCTCGATCCCGGCCACGCGGCAGATCGACGTGCTGGTCAACACCCATGCCGATGGCGACCACACGTTCGGCAATCAGCTGGTCGAGGGCGCGCGGATCATCACCTCGCAGGGCACGGCGGATGAATTTTCGGTCATCCAGCCCGCGGTCTGGCAGAACCTTGCGGACAACGCCGAACAGTTCGGCGCGGCGGGCGCGTTCATCCGCGAATGCTTCCGTCCGTTCAACTTTTCGGACGTGGTGCTGACCCCGCCGACCGAAACCTTCTCGGGGCACAAGGAGATCAGGGTCGGTGACAAGATCGTCGAGCTGATCGAAGTCGGCCCGGCGCATTCGCTGGGCGATACGCTGATCCACGTGCCCGCCGACGGGGTCGTTTATACCGGCGATATCCTGTTCAACGGCGGCACCCCGATTGCGTGGTACGGCCCGGTGCATCGCTGGGTGCGTGCCTGTGACGTGCTGCTGGATCTGGACGCCGAGGTGATCGTGGCCGGGCATGGCCCGATTGCCACCAAGGGCGACGTGCGCCGCATGAAGCAGTACCTTGTCGACATCACCGGCGAGGCGCGGCGGTTCTATGACGCGGGCGTCGCTTGGGACGAGGCGGTGCGCGAGATCAATCTGGGCGCTTATGCCGATTGGGACGATGCCGAGCGCGTCGCCGTGACGTTGCAGACCCTCTACGACGATTTCTCGGTCGGTGATCAGCGCCCGGTGCGCGACAAGATGCCTTACTTCGCGGTCATGAAGGCGATGCGCGAGAAGCTGGGCAAACCGCCGGTCCATGCGCATCTCTATGGCACCTGCAGCTGCGGCAAAGATCACTGA
- a CDS encoding TetR/AcrR family transcriptional regulator, with amino-acid sequence MPNRDLAGTSLRTIATRADVPVALISYHFVSKLELYRSIFRLRVPTIVGQRQIGLEIARMESDLDRRLELVVRALIVPMLGLRNSGHFGAILAREITEPANVERGIFTEMFDPVARMILTALHECLPDWTKAEVHYAYSTMLGSMMFFMADTGRIARLSDGAADPDRNEEASQHLVAILVAGLRHRAR; translated from the coding sequence TTGCCGAACAGGGATCTCGCCGGAACAAGCCTGCGCACCATCGCCACACGCGCCGATGTGCCGGTGGCGCTGATCTCGTATCACTTCGTTTCCAAGCTTGAGCTTTACCGCTCGATCTTCCGCCTGCGGGTGCCGACCATTGTCGGCCAGCGGCAGATCGGGCTGGAAATCGCGCGCATGGAAAGCGATCTGGATCGCCGGCTTGAACTGGTGGTCCGCGCGCTGATCGTGCCGATGCTGGGCCTGCGCAATTCAGGCCATTTCGGCGCGATCCTGGCGCGCGAGATCACCGAACCCGCCAATGTCGAGCGCGGGATCTTCACCGAGATGTTCGACCCGGTGGCCCGAATGATCCTGACGGCGCTGCACGAATGCCTGCCCGACTGGACCAAGGCCGAAGTCCATTACGCCTATAGCACCATGCTCGGCTCGATGATGTTCTTCATGGCCGACACTGGCCGTATCGCGCGCCTGAGCGACGGTGCCGCCGACCCTGACCGCAACGAGGAAGCCTCGCAGCATCTGGTCGCGATTCTGGTTGCCGGGTTGCGCCACCGCGCCCGCTGA
- a CDS encoding class I adenylate-forming enzyme family protein, translating into MNLAHWLWQQAQAHPGRPALYSGDALLSDYAGLAQRVRQRAGTLAARGVAPGDRVVLWAANDPAYLVSLYALWWLGAVAVPVNAKLHPVEARWIADHAEAGLVLTDRRADWPADWVGDILALNAVDDRSDNAPQRPVRVAPDALAWLFYTSGTTGKPKGVMLSHATLVQMTLCFATDVEPLSADDRMLYAAPMSHGAGLYALAAVRAGAGHVVPESRGFDAGEIMDLAARHGNLVLFAAPTMVKRLVQAAEPRGYRGEGIKSIIYGGGPMYAADIDAALRAFGPRFAQIYGQGECPMTITALPRDLVADTDHPDAARRRVSVGYAQAAVEIAIMDPAGDECAPGETGEICVRGPLVMSGYWRNPQATAQAIRDGWLWTGDLGHLDAGGFLFLTDRSKDVIISGGTNIYPREVEDVLLEHPDLREVSVIGAFDDDWGEVVVACVVAKGPLQAADLDAFCTARMARFKRPKRYLFLPDLPKNAYGKVLKTELRQIAGEAVRG; encoded by the coding sequence ATGAATCTGGCGCACTGGTTGTGGCAACAGGCGCAGGCCCATCCGGGCCGCCCGGCACTGTATTCGGGCGACGCGCTGCTGAGCGATTACGCGGGGCTGGCGCAGCGGGTGCGGCAGCGGGCCGGAACGCTGGCGGCGCGGGGCGTCGCGCCCGGCGACCGGGTGGTGCTGTGGGCGGCGAATGATCCCGCGTATCTGGTGTCGCTTTATGCGCTGTGGTGGCTGGGCGCGGTCGCCGTGCCGGTCAACGCCAAGCTGCACCCGGTCGAGGCGCGCTGGATCGCTGACCACGCCGAGGCCGGGCTGGTCCTGACCGACCGGCGGGCGGACTGGCCTGCGGATTGGGTGGGCGACATCCTTGCGCTGAACGCGGTGGATGATCGCTCAGACAACGCGCCGCAGCGCCCCGTGCGGGTCGCGCCGGACGCTTTGGCGTGGTTGTTCTACACCTCAGGGACCACGGGCAAGCCCAAGGGCGTGATGCTCAGCCATGCAACGCTGGTGCAGATGACCCTGTGTTTCGCGACCGATGTCGAGCCGTTGAGCGCCGATGACCGCATGCTCTATGCCGCGCCGATGTCGCATGGTGCGGGGCTGTATGCGCTGGCTGCCGTGCGGGCCGGTGCTGGGCATGTGGTGCCCGAGTCTCGCGGGTTTGATGCGGGCGAAATCATGGATCTTGCCGCCAGGCACGGAAACCTGGTGCTGTTCGCGGCACCGACCATGGTCAAGCGGCTGGTGCAGGCGGCTGAGCCGCGTGGCTATCGCGGCGAGGGGATCAAGAGCATCATCTACGGCGGCGGGCCGATGTATGCGGCGGATATCGACGCCGCATTGCGGGCCTTTGGCCCGCGTTTCGCGCAGATCTACGGGCAAGGGGAATGCCCGATGACGATCACGGCGCTGCCCCGCGATCTGGTCGCCGACACGGATCACCCCGATGCCGCCCGGCGCAGGGTCTCGGTCGGTTACGCGCAAGCGGCGGTCGAGATTGCGATCATGGACCCCGCCGGGGACGAATGTGCCCCCGGCGAAACCGGCGAGATCTGCGTGCGTGGACCGCTGGTCATGTCGGGCTACTGGCGCAACCCGCAGGCCACCGCGCAGGCGATCCGCGACGGCTGGCTGTGGACCGGCGATCTGGGGCATCTGGACGCGGGCGGGTTCCTGTTTCTGACGGATCGTTCCAAGGATGTGATCATCTCGGGCGGGACCAACATCTACCCGCGAGAGGTCGAGGATGTGCTGCTGGAACACCCCGACCTGCGCGAGGTGTCGGTGATCGGGGCCTTTGACGACGATTGGGGCGAAGTGGTGGTGGCCTGCGTGGTCGCCAAGGGCCCGCTGCAAGCGGCTGATCTGGACGCGTTCTGCACGGCCCGGATGGCGCGGTTCAAACGGCCAAAGCGCTATCTGTTCCTGCCGGATCTGCCCAAGAACGCCTATGGCAAAGTTCTGAAGACAGAATTGCGCCAGATCGCGGGCGAGGCTGTTCGCGGCTAG
- a CDS encoding fumarylacetoacetate hydrolase family protein encodes MKLVTYDAGDGVKRAGALVEGGTRVIDLLAASGGDARVASVLAIAEGGPDALAAAQDAEQRGAANHGHGRTAVTLLAPIQPPPQMRDALCFETHLKQAFANARKLRAQAFDDPEAALKDMEAKGILSIPQTFYDQPIYYKANRFSVIGTEQDVLWPHYSNFMDFELEFGCYIGKPGKDICKEDARSHIFGYTIFNDMTARDAQTAEMGGQLGPAKGKDFDTANPMGPCLVTADEMTDPYNLTMICRVNGEEWGRGNSSTMHWKFEDVIAHVSASETLHSGEFIGSGTVGNGCGLEQMRFLNPGDVIELEVDGIGILRNRLVRP; translated from the coding sequence ATGAAACTGGTGACCTATGACGCCGGCGACGGCGTGAAACGCGCAGGCGCGCTGGTCGAGGGCGGCACGCGCGTGATCGACCTGCTGGCCGCGTCGGGCGGTGACGCGCGCGTGGCCTCGGTGCTGGCCATCGCCGAAGGCGGGCCCGACGCGCTGGCCGCCGCGCAAGACGCCGAGCAGCGTGGCGCGGCGAACCACGGGCATGGCCGCACGGCGGTCACGCTGCTGGCACCGATCCAGCCGCCGCCGCAGATGCGCGACGCGCTGTGCTTCGAGACCCATCTCAAGCAGGCCTTCGCCAACGCCCGCAAACTGCGCGCGCAGGCGTTTGATGACCCCGAGGCCGCGCTCAAGGACATGGAGGCCAAAGGCATCCTGTCGATTCCGCAGACCTTCTACGACCAGCCGATCTACTACAAAGCCAACCGTTTCTCGGTGATCGGCACCGAGCAGGACGTGCTCTGGCCGCACTATTCCAACTTCATGGATTTTGAACTGGAATTTGGCTGCTACATCGGCAAACCCGGCAAGGACATCTGCAAGGAAGACGCGCGCAGCCACATCTTCGGCTACACGATCTTCAACGACATGACCGCCCGCGACGCGCAGACCGCCGAAATGGGCGGCCAGCTGGGACCGGCCAAGGGCAAGGATTTCGACACCGCAAACCCGATGGGCCCCTGTCTGGTCACGGCGGATGAAATGACCGATCCCTACAACCTGACCATGATCTGCCGCGTCAACGGCGAGGAATGGGGCCGGGGGAATTCCAGCACGATGCACTGGAAGTTCGAGGATGTGATCGCGCATGTCTCGGCCTCGGAAACCCTGCACAGCGGCGAGTTCATTGGCTCGGGCACCGTCGGCAATGGCTGCGGGCTGGAGCAGATGCGCTTTCTCAACCCCGGCGACGTGATCGAGCTTGAGGTCGACGGCATCGGCATCCTGCGCAACCGGCTTGTGCGGCCCTGA
- a CDS encoding thiolase domain-containing protein — protein sequence MPIQTYITGTGHSRFGKLSATLEELITEVTREALADAGLQGSDIDAVYLGHFNSGLVPDGFASSLAMQADAGLRFAPATRCENACASGAAAFHGALNLIRAGGARNVLVIGAEKMTHRTTADVTRALAGAGYQNDPAEAGLSFPQAFALLAQGYGERYGDPTETLARIAVKNHANALNNPLAQMHKPLDLAVALTVSDRNPLIAPPLKLSDCSLITDGAAAVVLSSADAAASASRRVHIVAASHVSDLLPMAARDVLAFEGPRRAIEAAYAQAGITVQDLDFAEVHDCFTIAELLIYEAMGLAAPGQGGRVIADGTVLADGALPVNLSGGLKAKGHPVGATGVSMLALAARQLTGGAGAMQLTTPEWALAFNMGGAAVANYATVLHADRA from the coding sequence ATGCCAATCCAGACCTATATCACCGGCACCGGCCACAGCCGGTTCGGCAAACTGTCGGCCACGCTTGAAGAGCTGATCACCGAGGTCACCCGCGAGGCGCTGGCGGATGCCGGGTTGCAGGGTTCGGATATCGACGCGGTGTATCTGGGCCATTTCAACAGCGGTCTGGTGCCGGATGGCTTTGCGTCGTCGCTGGCGATGCAGGCGGATGCCGGGCTGCGCTTTGCCCCGGCGACGCGGTGCGAGAACGCCTGCGCCTCGGGTGCGGCGGCGTTTCACGGCGCGCTCAACCTGATCCGGGCGGGCGGGGCGCGCAACGTGCTGGTGATCGGCGCGGAAAAGATGACCCACCGCACGACGGCGGATGTCACCCGCGCGCTGGCGGGGGCGGGCTACCAGAATGACCCGGCCGAGGCAGGCTTGAGCTTTCCGCAAGCTTTTGCCCTGCTCGCGCAGGGTTACGGCGAGCGCTATGGCGATCCGACCGAAACGCTGGCCCGCATCGCGGTCAAGAACCACGCCAACGCGCTGAACAACCCCTTGGCGCAGATGCACAAACCGCTGGATCTGGCCGTCGCGCTTACCGTCTCGGATCGCAACCCGCTGATCGCGCCGCCGCTCAAGCTCAGCGATTGCTCGCTGATTACCGACGGGGCGGCGGCGGTGGTGCTCAGTTCTGCCGACGCGGCTGCCAGTGCCTCCCGCAGGGTGCACATCGTCGCCGCCAGCCACGTGTCCGACCTGCTGCCGATGGCCGCACGCGACGTTCTGGCCTTTGAAGGGCCGCGCCGGGCGATCGAGGCCGCCTATGCGCAGGCCGGGATCACCGTGCAGGATCTGGATTTCGCCGAGGTCCACGATTGCTTCACCATCGCCGAATTGCTGATCTACGAGGCGATGGGGCTGGCCGCGCCCGGTCAGGGCGGCAGAGTTATTGCCGACGGGACAGTGCTGGCCGATGGCGCGCTGCCAGTGAACCTGTCGGGCGGGCTCAAGGCCAAGGGGCACCCGGTGGGGGCCACGGGTGTATCGATGCTGGCGCTGGCGGCGCGGCAGTTGACGGGCGGGGCCGGGGCGATGCAGCTGACCACGCCGGAATGGGCGCTGGCCTTCAACATGGGCGGGGCGGCGGTGGCGAATTACGCGACCGTCCTGCACGCCGACCGGGCCTGA